A single genomic interval of Malania oleifera isolate guangnan ecotype guangnan chromosome 11, ASM2987363v1, whole genome shotgun sequence harbors:
- the LOC131168539 gene encoding CASP-like protein 4A3 yields MVKKQENQFVSPTSAAMDSSPPSPPRDRPPLSPTPEESPRDSAASSDHTSRGYSPRENERPASPPALSWSPAAQLRDQPPSPVVVVMNRVVREEPMAVVAAKVDPGDRFPGRVAEEGGGSSGEGQRSRRTLSIVRRAQRESMVKKAALGLRVCGFVFCLISFSVLAADRNRGWSLDSFDRYKEFRYCISVTVIGAGYSALQAYHISMDAGKVLPRHLHFYFDFSMDQILAYLLLSASSSAATRVDDWKSNWGEDKFPEMASASVGMSFMAFVAFALSSLISGYTLSTLIHT; encoded by the exons ATGGTAAAAAAACAAGAGAACCAATTCGTCTCTCCGACATCCGCCGCCATGGATTCCTCGCCTCCATCCCCTCCTCGAGACCGCCCGCCCCTATCCCCGACGCCCGAAGAATCTCCGCGGGATTCCGCGGCCTCCTCCGATCACACCTCTCGCGGATACTCCCCAAGAGAAAATGAAAGGCCGGCCTCGCCGCCGGCGCTGTCGTGGTCGCCGGCGGCTCAGTTACGAGATCAGCCTCCGTCACCTGTAGTTGTAGTGATGAACCGGGTAGTCCGAGAAGAGCCGATGGCGGTGGTGGCGGCGAAGGTGGACCCTGGAGATCGATTCCCCGGCAGGGTTGCGGAGGAAGGCGGCGGCAGTAGTGGAGAAGGGCAGCGATCGAGACGCACGTTATCGATTGTGCGGAGAGCGCAGAGGGAGAGTATGGTGAAGAAGGCGGCTCTAGGGCTTAGGGTGTGTGGGTTTGTGTTCTGTTTAATCTCGTTCTCTGTCTTGGCCGCAGATAGGAACAGGGGTTGGAGCCTCGACTCCTTCGATCGGTACAAAGAATTCAG GTATTGTATATCAGTGACAGTGATAGGGGCAGGGTACTCTGCGTTGCAGGCgtaccatatatctatggatgcCGGAAAAGTTCTTCCTCGCCATCTGCACTTTTACTTCGACTTTTCCATGGATCAG ATACTGGCATATCTTCTGTTATCAGCATCATCATCGGCTGCCACCCGAGTTGACGACTGGAAATCTAACTGGGGTGAAGACAAGTTCCCTGAGATGGCAAGTGCTTCTGTGGGAATGTCCTTCATGGCGTTTGTAGCCTTTGCCTTGAGTTCTCTCATATCTGGTTATACCCTTTCAACTCTCATACACACGTAG